The Chaetodon trifascialis isolate fChaTrf1 chromosome 16, fChaTrf1.hap1, whole genome shotgun sequence genome includes a region encoding these proteins:
- the thy1 gene encoding thy-1 membrane glycoprotein: MFFLATILLFGFASAQKVIQLNYCSIDEHNLRMDCKYALPAESPEPFCKYTNGERLFDTTDPDEEQHAPFKKRAKVRIFPGNICRLLFKNLPNGKSNFTCNIKYADSTTATKTSVVEKKLLLPCSAWSVLLQSCSGLLLTLMTLPMLLEIHWL; this comes from the exons ATGTTCTTCCTAGCAACAATTTTACTTTTTG GCTTTGCGTCAGCCCAGAAGGTGATTCAGTTGAACTACTGCTCAATAGATGAGCACAACCTCAGGATGGATTGCAAATATGCGCTTCCAGCTGAGTCACCAGAACCATTTTGCAAGTACACGAACGGTGAAAGACTCTTTGACACCACCGACCCAGACGAGGAGCAGCATGCCCCCTTCAAGAAACGCGCCAAAGTCCGCATCTTTCCAGGCAACATCTGTCGCCTGCTCTTTAAAAACCTGCCCAACGGCAAGTCCAACTTCACCTGCAACATCAAATATGCCGACTCAACCACGGCGACCAAAACCTCAGTGGTTGAGAAAA agctcctcctcccctgctcAGCGTGGAGTGTCCTATTACAAAGCTGCAGTGGCCTACTGCTGACCTTGATGACACTTCCCATGCTGCTGGAAATTCACTGGCTGTGA